AAACCAGTTATTTTCTAGCGACAGAATCTGGCTCTTGATCCATTGGGCCTGGTGTTTTGTCGAGGATCAATGCTTAAGGGAACTTACACAAGACTTCATCCGTTGATGGAATAAACGAAGTATCATGAAAAATGAAATTGTATTAAAACCCATTTCCGGTTGGTGGCCTCTGATTCTGGCAATCGTATTTCCCTTGAGCTTTTATTTGTTGAGACATCCTGTGTGGTGGATCGGAGGCGGCTTGATTTATCTTTTGTTGATTTCCGGATTTATTATTGTCAATCCCAATTTTTCAAAAGTTCTGGTTCTTTTTGGAAAATATGTGGGCACCATCAAAGAAGATGGCTTTTTCTGGGCAAACCCATTTTTGGTCAAAAAAGGCATTTCATTAAGAGCCAATAATTTTGACAGCGAGCGATTAAAAGTCAATGACAAAAGGGGAAATCCCATTCAAATCTCCGTCATTCTGGTCTGGCGGGTCAGGGAAACCTTTAAGGCTGCTTTTGAAGTCGAAGACCTTTTCAATTTTGTAAAAATACAAACAGACTCCGCGGTCAGAAAGCTGGCAGGCCAATATGCCTATGACCATGTGGATGACCATCAGGAGGTGACGCTGAGAACCTCCAGTGATGAGGTCAACCACGCCCTTGAACTTGAGCTTCAGGAACGATTGGAAATCGCCGGCATCGAGGTTATGGAAGCGAGGATTGCATATCTGGCTTACGCTCCGGAAATCGCGGCGGCCATGCTCAAAAGACAACAGGCAGAAGCCATCGTTTCTGCAAGGTATAAAATCGTAGAGGGCGCAGTTGGAATGGTCGAAAGTGCGATGGAACAAATCAGTCAAAGAGAAATTGCCCGTTTTGATGATCATGAAAAGGCAAGAATGGTCGGAAATTTGATGGTTGTATTGTGTTCAGACAAAGAGACCAGTCCCGTCATTGAAATGAACGGATAAGACAAAATTGACCCAAAAGAACTTAACAGTTTGTTGTGGCATTTCATCCGCGTTTTAAACCAGTTCACCCATTGCCCGGCCCAGTACCGACACTCAAAATTATCTTTGAGTTGTGTTTTAGAATATTTTGAGTAAGATTGAGTTGTAAAAGTTAAATATCAGGC
This window of the Saprospiraceae bacterium genome carries:
- a CDS encoding SPFH domain-containing protein, producing MKNEIVLKPISGWWPLILAIVFPLSFYLLRHPVWWIGGGLIYLLLISGFIIVNPNFSKVLVLFGKYVGTIKEDGFFWANPFLVKKGISLRANNFDSERLKVNDKRGNPIQISVILVWRVRETFKAAFEVEDLFNFVKIQTDSAVRKLAGQYAYDHVDDHQEVTLRTSSDEVNHALELELQERLEIAGIEVMEARIAYLAYAPEIAAAMLKRQQAEAIVSARYKIVEGAVGMVESAMEQISQREIARFDDHEKARMVGNLMVVLCSDKETSPVIEMNG